The following proteins come from a genomic window of Pyxidicoccus sp. MSG2:
- a CDS encoding carboxypeptidase-like regulatory domain-containing protein, producing MRRSLFLLLSSLVVVISCGEPTREGDPGPELGESTAPLSAVFSGTVLSSTGTPVVGARVTINGAVRTTSSTGTYTLSVADSPSGYRIDVRHPQFGIINEFRTAGALGQVYRMNRTSLSTAVFNPAGGPQTQFVTDPSTGIRVYLPFFGGLRTMSGATAQSPIRVFITPLDATNMPGDFTARSLTGERVRLETLGAVTVMAMDSANQPLFVAPGLSFHLEIPIPSSLGDRTLPCARTPPSTCPITAWKFNRTTGEWIERQAQVGLSGNTTVISVTVPLGDTPDPMEGIGTWNADVEIRGPAACTIIEYSSDTPPSCFPIQTKFSQVTSLGTTQSATKAIGATDPFVILYNLRPNADVDLSFSLKTGSCADNLEITSVPAPATGYPQYTATGGTTRVTSGAGALVPGYPLDPDGNPVDLLDIVNGDHPCGAVVTVRSPPTP from the coding sequence TCTCGGGGACGGTCCTGAGCTCGACGGGCACTCCCGTGGTGGGCGCCCGGGTCACCATCAACGGCGCCGTGCGGACGACGAGCAGCACGGGGACCTATACCCTGTCGGTGGCGGACTCGCCGTCAGGCTATCGCATCGACGTTCGCCATCCTCAATTCGGAATCATCAACGAATTCCGCACGGCCGGTGCCCTCGGTCAGGTGTACCGGATGAACCGTACGTCCCTCAGTACGGCTGTCTTCAATCCGGCGGGAGGCCCTCAAACCCAATTCGTCACGGACCCCTCCACGGGGATCAGGGTGTACCTTCCCTTCTTCGGGGGACTGCGCACGATGAGTGGGGCGACGGCGCAGAGTCCCATCCGCGTCTTCATCACGCCGCTCGACGCCACCAACATGCCGGGTGACTTCACGGCCCGGAGTCTGACGGGAGAGCGGGTCCGACTGGAGACGCTCGGAGCCGTGACGGTGATGGCAATGGATTCGGCCAACCAACCGCTCTTCGTTGCGCCGGGCCTGTCCTTCCATCTGGAGATTCCGATTCCCTCTTCGCTGGGGGACAGAACCCTGCCCTGTGCAAGGACGCCCCCCTCCACGTGCCCGATCACCGCGTGGAAGTTCAACCGGACGACGGGCGAGTGGATCGAACGTCAGGCCCAGGTAGGTCTCAGTGGCAACACGACAGTCATCAGCGTGACGGTGCCCCTGGGTGATACGCCGGACCCGATGGAAGGCATCGGCACGTGGAACGCGGACGTGGAGATTCGCGGCCCCGCGGCCTGCACCATCATCGAATACTCGAGTGACACCCCGCCGAGCTGCTTCCCCATCCAGACGAAGTTCTCGCAGGTCACCAGCCTGGGCACGACCCAGTCGGCCACCAAGGCCATTGGCGCCACGGATCCATTCGTCATCCTCTACAACCTGCGCCCGAACGCGGACGTGGACCTGTCCTTCTCCCTCAAGACGGGGAGCTGCGCCGACAACCTGGAGATCACCTCGGTCCCCGCCCCCGCGACGGGCTATCCGCAATACACAGCCACCGGTGGAACGACACGGGTCACCTCAGGGGCCGGGGCACTCGTTCCAGGCTATCCATTGGACCCGGACGGAAATCCCGTCGACCTCCTGGACATCGTGAACGGCGACCACCCCTGTGGCGCGGTCGTCACCGTCCGAAGCCCCCCCACCCCATGA
- a CDS encoding Kelch repeat-containing protein: protein MRGIGRAACVSVLLVLVAAGCQSEPAATAGSVQVAMSLDQALSSTQFVNLVTLTYSAPDVPPVTVTLPKTNGTWGGVIDGIPSGSGRTFVGRAYDARSMLLYEGQVSDVTVTAGQTTLVAMTLHGAHPPPPFSNQAPLIDAVVASPTTVRTGGTVTLRADAHDVDPGDTISHAWTATGGTFLGSASSDSITWQAPTTPGIVTFTYSVSDSRGATTTFSFLLDVVAAETPPGNGSATVTVRFNSHPAVSRITNAAAQVVVGQTATATAEATDLDGDTLTYQWTASCAGVWLEAASSTARFMPTSLPEGACNNCRLTVTVSDPHGAQGMGSLALCVVASGTARFPPTVLRANQSALTASAGEQVVFEVEAGDPQGSALSFVWSTTAGTLAAAQDTATTSRVVWTAPACFRPGENTAATAILTNTHGLSTTKRFSVTGLPVCSSFGWSVTGSMLSAHNSHTATLLSSGQVLVAGGNRGPFAGTELYDPATGTWAASSPMLMARSGHTATLLPSGQVLAVGGQFGMPEHVITAELYDPATGHWTSTGAMASHRMSHTATLLPSGKVLVAGGVTSEGVAAVPELYDPTTGTWAPTGAMLTPRWIHTATLLPSGKVLITGGKNALARVLETAELYDPATGTWTSTGAMASPRISHTATLLPSGKVLVAGGHLDIEGLPMMAELYDPATGTWTHAGSMDLPRSNHRATLLPSGKVLVAGGHSGGPTAATELYDPATRTWSSAGFMAGARYDHAATLLPSGQVLITGGYNGSGFTSVAELYTP, encoded by the coding sequence ATGCGCGGGATTGGAAGAGCGGCCTGTGTCTCGGTGCTTCTCGTGCTCGTCGCGGCCGGTTGCCAGTCGGAGCCTGCCGCCACCGCGGGCTCGGTCCAGGTGGCCATGTCGCTGGACCAGGCGCTGAGCTCCACTCAGTTCGTCAACCTGGTCACCCTCACGTACTCCGCCCCGGACGTGCCCCCCGTCACGGTGACCCTTCCCAAGACGAACGGCACCTGGGGAGGTGTCATCGACGGCATCCCCTCGGGCTCGGGCCGCACCTTCGTCGGACGGGCCTACGACGCAAGAAGCATGCTGCTCTACGAGGGGCAGGTGTCCGACGTCACCGTCACCGCCGGGCAGACGACGCTGGTCGCGATGACGCTGCATGGGGCCCACCCGCCGCCACCGTTCTCCAACCAGGCGCCCCTCATCGACGCCGTGGTGGCCTCGCCCACCACCGTGCGGACAGGAGGCACCGTCACCCTCCGGGCCGACGCGCATGACGTGGACCCGGGCGACACGATTTCCCACGCATGGACGGCCACCGGAGGCACCTTCCTGGGCAGTGCGAGCAGCGACTCCATCACCTGGCAGGCACCGACAACCCCCGGCATCGTCACCTTCACCTACTCCGTGAGTGACTCGCGGGGCGCGACGACGACCTTCTCATTCCTCCTCGACGTGGTCGCGGCGGAGACCCCGCCGGGGAATGGCAGCGCGACCGTGACGGTGCGCTTCAACAGCCATCCCGCGGTGTCTCGCATCACCAACGCCGCGGCGCAGGTCGTCGTGGGGCAGACCGCCACCGCCACGGCGGAGGCCACGGACCTCGATGGGGACACGCTCACCTACCAATGGACGGCGAGCTGCGCCGGCGTCTGGCTGGAGGCAGCGTCCAGCACCGCCCGCTTCATGCCCACCTCACTGCCCGAGGGGGCCTGCAACAACTGCCGACTCACCGTCACCGTCTCGGACCCGCATGGGGCCCAGGGGATGGGAAGCCTCGCGCTTTGCGTGGTCGCCTCCGGCACCGCGCGATTCCCGCCGACCGTCCTCCGCGCCAACCAGTCCGCGCTGACCGCCAGCGCCGGCGAGCAGGTTGTCTTCGAAGTGGAGGCAGGCGACCCGCAGGGCAGCGCACTGAGCTTCGTCTGGAGCACCACCGCCGGCACGCTGGCCGCCGCGCAGGATACGGCCACCACCAGCCGGGTTGTCTGGACGGCGCCCGCCTGTTTCCGCCCGGGCGAGAACACCGCCGCCACCGCCATCCTCACCAACACCCATGGCCTGTCCACCACGAAGCGCTTTTCCGTGACGGGGCTGCCGGTCTGCTCGTCGTTCGGCTGGTCCGTGACGGGCAGCATGCTCTCGGCCCACAACTCACACACGGCGACGTTGCTCTCCTCCGGCCAGGTGCTCGTCGCGGGGGGCAACCGCGGCCCCTTCGCTGGAACGGAGCTGTACGACCCGGCCACGGGCACCTGGGCCGCCTCCAGCCCCATGCTCATGGCGCGCAGCGGCCACACGGCGACGCTGCTGCCGTCCGGCCAGGTGCTCGCCGTGGGGGGCCAGTTCGGGATGCCGGAGCACGTCATCACGGCAGAGCTGTATGACCCGGCCACGGGCCACTGGACCTCGACTGGCGCCATGGCTTCGCATCGCATGAGCCACACGGCGACGCTGCTGCCCTCCGGCAAGGTGCTCGTTGCAGGGGGCGTCACGTCCGAGGGCGTCGCCGCCGTGCCGGAGCTCTACGACCCGACCACGGGCACCTGGGCCCCCACCGGCGCGATGCTCACACCTCGATGGATCCACACGGCGACGCTGCTGCCTTCCGGGAAGGTCCTCATCACCGGGGGGAAGAACGCGTTGGCCCGCGTCCTCGAGACGGCGGAGCTTTATGACCCGGCCACGGGCACGTGGACCTCCACCGGCGCCATGGCCTCACCTCGCATCAGCCACACGGCGACGCTGCTGCCCTCCGGCAAGGTGCTCGTCGCGGGGGGCCACCTCGACATCGAGGGTCTCCCCATGATGGCGGAGCTGTATGACCCGGCCACGGGCACCTGGACCCATGCCGGCTCCATGGACCTGCCTCGCTCCAACCACAGGGCGACGCTGCTGCCTTCCGGCAAGGTGCTCGTCGCGGGGGGCCACAGCGGCGGCCCCACCGCCGCGACGGAGCTGTATGACCCGGCCACGAGAACCTGGAGCTCCGCCGGCTTCATGGCCGGGGCTCGTTATGACCACGCGGCGACGCTGCTGCCCTCCGGTCAGGTGCTCATCACGGGGGGATACAATGGCTCCGGCTTCACCTCGGTGGCGGAGCTGTACACCCCCTGA
- a CDS encoding Fur family transcriptional regulator, with translation MSSVREAIVRAALTYDGHFSVEDLVQVLHGRGVAGAHMATVYRAVPLLLEAKIIQPALVSRGDRQLYEAAFEQEHHDHLVCSMCGKVVEFQSEALEALQREIAERYGFELDEHVMELSGRCSSCSAKRRKHGAH, from the coding sequence ATGAGCTCGGTGCGGGAGGCCATCGTCCGGGCGGCCCTCACCTACGACGGGCACTTCTCGGTGGAAGACCTCGTGCAGGTGCTCCACGGCCGGGGCGTGGCCGGCGCGCACATGGCCACCGTCTACCGGGCCGTGCCCCTCCTGCTCGAAGCGAAAATCATCCAGCCCGCGCTCGTCTCCAGGGGAGACCGCCAGCTCTACGAGGCGGCGTTCGAGCAGGAGCACCACGACCACCTCGTGTGCTCCATGTGCGGCAAGGTTGTCGAGTTCCAGTCCGAGGCACTCGAAGCGCTCCAGCGGGAAATCGCGGAGCGCTACGGCTTCGAGCTCGATGAGCACGTCATGGAGCTGTCGGGACGGTGCTCATCGTGCAGCGCGAAGCGCCGGAAGCACGGCGCTCACTGA
- a CDS encoding PepSY-associated TM helix domain-containing protein — MRAFWTVAHRWMGLITAAFLFITGLTGVVISWDHELDEWLNPHLTRAHAQGTPIPALELARQVEARHPEVRVTYMPLAAEAGKALAFSVSPRVNPATGTLFEPGFNQVFVDPVSGEELGRREWGAVWPVTRETAVSFLYKMHYTLHLPVMFGTDRWGPWLLGVIALIWTLDCFVGFYLTLPLRKRKREIAAEPVLEGDGPRASGRTFWQLWKPAWKVNWNAGRYRLNFDLHRAFGLWTWVLLFILAFTAFSMNLYREVFIPVMSVVSKLTPSPFDTRALSALPVEPRTGYADAIAIAEREARRRGWTEPVGYLFHSEYQGIYAIAFFHPEDDHGAGGVGHRQLYLDTQDASLLGDRQPWKGTAADVFVQAQFPLHSGRILGLPGRILISLMGLVVAMLSVTGVIIWWKKRTGRVRSASAARSPARAEGLPASASVARALEAGAGAQESAQ; from the coding sequence ATGCGTGCATTCTGGACCGTGGCTCACCGCTGGATGGGGCTCATCACCGCCGCCTTCCTGTTCATCACGGGCCTCACCGGCGTGGTCATCTCCTGGGACCACGAGCTGGATGAGTGGCTCAACCCCCACCTGACCCGGGCGCATGCGCAGGGGACGCCCATCCCCGCGCTGGAGCTGGCCCGTCAGGTCGAGGCTCGCCATCCCGAGGTGCGCGTCACGTACATGCCGCTGGCCGCGGAAGCGGGAAAGGCGCTCGCGTTCAGCGTCTCTCCCCGCGTCAACCCGGCGACCGGGACGCTCTTCGAGCCAGGCTTCAATCAGGTGTTCGTCGACCCTGTCTCGGGTGAGGAGCTTGGTCGTCGCGAGTGGGGCGCGGTGTGGCCCGTCACCCGGGAGACGGCGGTCTCCTTCCTCTACAAGATGCACTACACCCTGCACCTGCCGGTGATGTTCGGCACGGACCGCTGGGGGCCGTGGCTGCTCGGGGTCATCGCGCTCATCTGGACCCTGGACTGCTTCGTCGGCTTCTACCTCACGTTGCCGCTTCGCAAGCGAAAGCGAGAGATTGCCGCCGAGCCTGTCTTGGAGGGGGACGGGCCGCGGGCCTCGGGGCGTACCTTCTGGCAGCTCTGGAAGCCCGCGTGGAAGGTGAACTGGAACGCCGGACGCTACCGGCTGAACTTCGACCTGCACCGGGCCTTCGGGCTCTGGACGTGGGTGCTGCTCTTCATCCTGGCGTTCACCGCGTTCTCGATGAACCTCTACCGCGAGGTCTTCATCCCGGTGATGTCGGTCGTCTCGAAGCTGACGCCCTCGCCGTTCGACACGCGTGCGCTGTCGGCGCTGCCGGTGGAGCCTCGCACCGGTTACGCGGATGCGATTGCGATTGCCGAGCGCGAGGCCCGGCGCCGCGGCTGGACGGAGCCGGTCGGGTACCTGTTCCACTCAGAGTACCAGGGCATCTACGCCATTGCCTTCTTCCATCCCGAGGACGACCACGGCGCGGGTGGCGTGGGCCATCGCCAGCTCTACCTCGACACGCAGGATGCGAGCCTCCTCGGCGACCGCCAGCCCTGGAAGGGCACGGCGGCGGACGTCTTCGTCCAGGCGCAGTTCCCGCTGCACTCCGGTCGCATCCTGGGACTGCCCGGGCGCATCCTCATCTCGCTGATGGGCCTGGTGGTGGCCATGCTCAGCGTCACGGGTGTCATCATCTGGTGGAAGAAGCGCACGGGACGCGTACGGTCCGCCTCCGCCGCTCGGAGCCCCGCGCGGGCGGAAGGCCTGCCCGCCAGTGCCTCGGTGGCGCGCGCCCTCGAGGCGGGGGCAGGCGCCCAGGAGTCCGCTCAGTGA
- a CDS encoding energy transducer TonB gives MDTRASMLDGSPRGSPRPLILAGVGAALLHGALALGATLMGPLPEEGGVVKSAPVSQWVEVELPPRPVQPVAPPPPAEAPRAEPARVKAAPAARAPAPRTANAPPPAAAQAAQVATAAPEVVDFGDTFVVGKGTSYAGGTTESGGTATHAVRDSNARAGGVEGGTGTDLAGDRSRRPALAGGARWDCPFPDEADDAGIDHGVVTLRVEVDSAGSVLSAAVTADPGHGFGREARRCALSKRWAPGLDRAGQPTRAVALVNVRFDR, from the coding sequence GTGGACACGCGTGCGTCGATGCTGGACGGCTCACCGCGCGGCTCGCCCAGGCCGCTCATCCTGGCGGGCGTCGGCGCGGCGCTCCTCCATGGCGCGCTCGCCCTGGGGGCAACCCTCATGGGGCCGTTGCCGGAGGAGGGCGGTGTCGTGAAGAGCGCGCCCGTGTCCCAGTGGGTGGAGGTCGAGCTCCCGCCTCGGCCCGTCCAGCCGGTGGCCCCGCCGCCACCCGCCGAGGCGCCACGGGCGGAGCCTGCTCGCGTGAAGGCCGCGCCAGCAGCGCGGGCGCCCGCTCCGCGCACCGCGAATGCGCCGCCTCCGGCCGCCGCGCAAGCCGCGCAGGTCGCGACAGCGGCTCCCGAGGTCGTCGACTTCGGTGACACGTTCGTCGTGGGGAAGGGCACGTCCTACGCCGGGGGAACCACTGAGTCCGGCGGCACCGCGACGCACGCCGTGCGGGACTCCAACGCACGCGCGGGAGGCGTCGAAGGTGGCACCGGGACGGACCTCGCCGGGGACCGCTCCCGGAGGCCGGCGCTCGCGGGTGGTGCACGCTGGGACTGTCCATTCCCAGACGAGGCGGATGACGCGGGCATCGACCATGGCGTCGTCACCCTGCGCGTCGAGGTGGATTCCGCGGGCAGCGTGCTCTCGGCCGCCGTGACGGCGGACCCGGGGCATGGCTTCGGGCGTGAGGCGCGGCGCTGCGCGCTGTCCAAGCGGTGGGCCCCCGGGCTCGACCGGGCCGGTCAGCCCACGCGCGCGGTCGCGCTCGTGAACGTGAGATTCGATCGATGA
- a CDS encoding ExbD/TolR family protein, whose translation MAGFSSNKPNAPITGINVTPLVDITLVLLIIFMVTAKLVVSRAMPMDLPRAATGGEVQQVFSVSLRADGTTYVDGQAVPRDEQVLQLARTALATHPDLRAVVQAEGAVPHSRVMHALDVLRQAGLSRIAFAVEPGPPVEVGP comes from the coding sequence ATGGCCGGCTTCTCTTCGAACAAGCCGAACGCGCCCATCACGGGCATCAACGTGACGCCGCTCGTCGACATCACGCTCGTGCTCCTCATCATCTTCATGGTGACGGCGAAGCTCGTCGTGTCGCGGGCGATGCCCATGGACCTGCCCAGGGCCGCGACGGGCGGCGAGGTGCAGCAGGTCTTCAGCGTCTCGTTGCGCGCGGATGGCACCACGTACGTGGACGGCCAGGCGGTTCCCCGTGACGAGCAGGTGCTGCAGCTCGCGCGCACCGCGCTTGCGACCCACCCGGACCTGCGCGCCGTCGTGCAGGCGGAGGGAGCCGTCCCACACAGCCGCGTCATGCATGCGCTCGACGTCCTCCGGCAGGCGGGCCTGTCCCGCATCGCCTTCGCGGTGGAGCCGGGGCCGCCGGTGGAGGTCGGGCCTTGA
- a CDS encoding MotA/TolQ/ExbB proton channel family protein encodes MIEKLTYLMVGSGAGWVLWLLIALSLASVAVALERAWVFRRMNGRMDPLVPELRKLLRGEEYERARKLLEGANSVESRVVAAGLAELEQGAASAEEAMAAAMGLERKRLEQRLLFLGTVGNNAPFVGLLGTVIGVVGAFEALGHTQPVNGAMAAASALAPERIMGAISEALVATAVGLVVAIPAVAAFNYFQGRVTAALADAETLGHVLLAHLREEHAPRGVSRQGIQREAASHQGNGSASLATAVE; translated from the coding sequence ATGATTGAGAAACTCACCTACTTGATGGTCGGGTCGGGCGCCGGTTGGGTGCTCTGGCTGCTCATCGCGCTGAGCCTCGCCTCGGTCGCGGTTGCGCTCGAGCGCGCGTGGGTCTTCCGCCGGATGAACGGCAGGATGGACCCGCTCGTTCCCGAGCTTCGCAAGCTCCTGCGCGGCGAGGAGTACGAGCGCGCGCGGAAGCTCCTCGAGGGCGCGAACAGCGTCGAGTCGCGCGTCGTGGCCGCGGGGCTCGCCGAGCTGGAGCAGGGCGCCGCGTCCGCCGAGGAGGCCATGGCGGCGGCCATGGGGCTCGAGCGCAAGCGGCTCGAACAGCGGCTGCTGTTTCTCGGCACCGTCGGCAACAACGCCCCCTTCGTCGGGCTGCTCGGCACTGTCATTGGCGTGGTCGGCGCGTTCGAGGCGCTCGGACACACCCAGCCGGTGAATGGCGCGATGGCCGCGGCGAGCGCCCTGGCGCCCGAGCGCATCATGGGCGCCATCTCCGAGGCGCTGGTCGCGACGGCGGTCGGGCTCGTCGTGGCGATTCCGGCCGTGGCGGCGTTCAACTACTTCCAGGGCCGCGTCACGGCGGCGCTCGCGGATGCCGAGACGCTCGGGCACGTGCTGCTGGCCCACCTTCGCGAGGAGCATGCGCCCCGAGGCGTTTCGCGACAGGGAATCCAGCGCGAGGCCGCGAGCCACCAGGGCAACGGGTCGGCCTCCCTGGCGACGGCCGTGGAGTGA